One part of the Calditrichota bacterium genome encodes these proteins:
- a CDS encoding glycosyltransferase family 2 protein, whose product MSGTNNFDFLIPAFNEAGTLAVLIAGIREEGFAGEIVIVDDGSTDATADVAKSAAGVTVLSHSTNRGKGEALKTGFNHLIGRSQAKEPNWIITMDADLQHLPASLSGFIEAAESGRFDLIIGARQRFGTAMPLHRRFSNGLTSRLMSLATARKIQDAQCGFRCIRLELLRSIKLSTSHYDLESELIFKAVRLGARIGWVDIPTTYNGASSGIHGVADTVRFVRLFWRHMTDALYREAANVSR is encoded by the coding sequence ATGTCCGGGACCAATAACTTCGACTTTTTGATACCGGCCTTCAACGAGGCTGGAACGCTGGCAGTACTTATTGCCGGGATCAGAGAAGAGGGCTTTGCGGGTGAAATAGTGATTGTCGATGACGGCTCAACCGATGCAACAGCCGATGTGGCAAAGAGCGCAGCCGGCGTCACAGTCCTGTCACATTCAACCAATCGAGGCAAAGGTGAAGCACTCAAGACCGGCTTCAATCATTTGATTGGTCGCTCGCAAGCGAAAGAACCGAATTGGATCATCACGATGGATGCCGATCTACAGCATCTGCCGGCGAGCCTTTCCGGGTTTATCGAAGCGGCTGAGTCGGGCCGTTTTGACCTAATCATCGGTGCCCGGCAGCGATTTGGAACGGCGATGCCGCTCCATAGGCGATTCTCAAATGGCTTGACCAGTCGGTTGATGTCGCTGGCGACTGCCCGGAAGATTCAGGATGCTCAATGCGGTTTTCGCTGTATAAGGCTCGAACTCCTGCGGAGCATCAAACTATCGACGTCGCATTACGATCTCGAGAGCGAGTTGATCTTCAAAGCCGTCAGGTTGGGCGCCAGAATCGGTTGGGTTGACATACCGACTACCTATAACGGAGCCTCCAGCGGTATTCATGGAGTAGCCGACACCGTTCGATTCGTTAGATTGTTCTGGCGACACATGACCGACGCTCTCTATCGGGAGGCGGCAAATGTATCGCGCTGA
- a CDS encoding protein-L-isoaspartate(D-aspartate) O-methyltransferase — MYRAERDAMVKYQLEKRGIADRRVIEAMRRLERHHFVSVEEEPYAYEDRPIAIGYRQTISQPYIVALMTQTLMLGGSERVLEIGTGSGYQTALLALLAREVLTIERHPELTVRARKRIEVLEIVNVSFKIGDGTIGWPELAPYDRILVTAGAPKVPLPLISQLEPGGRLVIPVGGRRTQVLKVVSKSIGGDLSFEERGGCLFVPLVGQEGWDSE; from the coding sequence ATGTATCGCGCTGAGCGCGACGCAATGGTAAAGTATCAGTTGGAGAAGCGCGGTATCGCCGACCGGCGGGTGATCGAAGCGATGCGGCGCCTTGAACGGCATCACTTTGTCAGCGTCGAAGAGGAGCCCTATGCCTATGAAGACCGCCCCATCGCCATAGGATACCGGCAGACCATTTCCCAGCCCTATATCGTTGCGCTGATGACCCAGACATTAATGCTTGGAGGCAGTGAACGAGTCCTTGAAATTGGAACCGGTTCAGGCTACCAGACAGCGTTGCTTGCGTTACTTGCCAGAGAGGTTCTTACCATTGAGCGGCATCCCGAACTGACAGTAAGGGCACGCAAGCGGATTGAGGTATTGGAGATCGTCAACGTCTCATTTAAGATAGGGGACGGGACGATTGGCTGGCCTGAACTGGCACCTTACGACCGGATTTTGGTAACGGCCGGAGCGCCGAAGGTGCCGCTGCCGTTGATCAGTCAACTGGAACCGGGGGGACGGCTGGTGATTCCGGTAGGGGGGAGGCGGACTCAGGTGTTAAAAGTCGTTTCCAAGTCAATCGGCGGCGACTTGTCGTTCGAGGAACGGGGAGGATGCCTCTTTGTTCCACTGGTGGGACAGGAGGGATGGGATAGCGAATAG
- a CDS encoding T9SS type A sorting domain-containing protein, protein MPLLRKRSCRHPIFLLTPFREAYDVKTYPFYIAFSIVLHLAVPSLVIATTPQIDSIDRLWPIDSPLDRLQPHRPQLPRRDPGNYYGQFLATCEFLTRMQESDPEDANFGGLHEGEDNALWAIVETDNTQEAIRVWSLYGLLFDDPDRYRANIEAAWLYCTRFPAWRESPPGQFYALHNAGWGIMAEMAYREVYGNDRLEYAIQCADHLVEFTPEFTPDHADRLMPLVAGWAAGTLFLFAENINNDDYRNAALEIATDVIGWIDARPARLNANEIWALCGGTAMWGVLNSLGFDRPDDTREWAVSRLEQMDIFAGRGEWNNSWNIWYAHAWWSAFQLTGNREYVSNAIAIVDSLIAQDHDHDGGIPATIGDRDNRDQSWVSAYTAWMGLYNNLDQLPQIDAAVLGLLSPRLNRPYPAGEGLRLSVSLVSEGAQERLIVPFRLTGALEVEDRFVIEGWNPAEVILHETWEIPAPGSHNFELVLLHEEDADRSDDTLRWRIEALPTAEVQVSALNERDQSIELMARFYHTALDSTEPPVEIHVPPGNFGSGRMMTGRYRVELDPVFPYVSRVIEDYEVRAGEVNSMSLRFEQPPILLVDNDSATTFSPFYESSLDAAGYPFIRWTRLTGGSIASLTTGFQAIIYFTGNRRTGTVPSDDRAELAAFHRGGGHVFVTGQNVVDDLHDSQFMSNFLHSRRVADSTGRRQVTGVAGDDLFEGMNFLLVGNRGANNQASTAAVSPVNGGVACAFYTGTHDSVAAVRWTQPSGAKGLFLAFGFEGISGQGGTTSRESALSSIMDWFGIEAGVGDHPGPSPYPTNWRLVSIWPNPFNGRLSIHIEGHIPTSSKIQIFDLAGRIVEQLPLNNPGLLNWEAKDKSGRLLPNGPYFLSIPDMASGRSSTKRVVLVK, encoded by the coding sequence TCATCTTGCTGTCCCATCACTTGTTATTGCTACCACACCACAGATAGACTCCATTGACCGCCTCTGGCCGATCGACTCACCGCTTGACCGTCTGCAGCCTCACAGACCACAACTACCTCGGCGCGACCCAGGCAACTATTATGGCCAGTTCCTTGCCACCTGTGAATTTCTGACCAGAATGCAGGAATCGGATCCCGAAGATGCCAACTTCGGTGGTCTGCACGAGGGCGAGGACAACGCGCTCTGGGCTATTGTTGAGACCGATAACACACAGGAGGCGATTCGGGTATGGTCGCTCTACGGCTTGCTCTTCGACGACCCGGATCGCTATCGGGCGAACATCGAAGCCGCCTGGCTCTATTGCACGCGATTCCCGGCCTGGCGGGAGTCGCCTCCCGGTCAGTTCTATGCCTTGCATAATGCCGGTTGGGGCATAATGGCAGAGATGGCATATCGTGAAGTTTATGGCAACGATCGACTTGAGTATGCCATTCAATGCGCCGACCACCTCGTCGAGTTCACGCCGGAGTTCACTCCTGACCATGCAGATCGCCTCATGCCGCTGGTCGCCGGATGGGCCGCCGGAACGCTCTTTCTGTTTGCGGAGAACATTAACAACGATGACTATCGCAATGCGGCGCTTGAAATTGCGACAGATGTGATAGGTTGGATCGACGCTCGACCAGCCCGCCTCAATGCCAATGAGATATGGGCTCTCTGCGGCGGGACGGCTATGTGGGGGGTCCTCAACTCCCTCGGCTTTGACCGGCCTGACGACACGCGCGAGTGGGCGGTGTCCCGCCTTGAACAGATGGATATCTTTGCCGGTCGCGGAGAGTGGAACAACTCATGGAACATCTGGTATGCCCATGCCTGGTGGAGTGCTTTTCAACTGACCGGCAACCGAGAATACGTTTCTAATGCCATCGCAATAGTTGACAGCCTGATCGCACAGGATCATGACCACGATGGCGGCATCCCGGCAACCATTGGCGACCGCGACAACCGTGACCAATCCTGGGTCAGCGCCTATACCGCCTGGATGGGTCTATATAACAACCTCGATCAGTTGCCTCAGATCGATGCGGCAGTGTTAGGACTCCTGTCGCCTCGCCTCAACCGGCCATACCCGGCTGGCGAAGGATTGCGTCTCAGCGTAAGCCTCGTATCCGAAGGAGCACAGGAACGACTAATAGTTCCTTTTCGCCTGACCGGTGCGCTTGAGGTCGAAGACCGGTTCGTCATCGAGGGATGGAATCCCGCCGAGGTCATACTTCACGAAACTTGGGAAATTCCCGCTCCGGGTAGTCACAACTTCGAATTAGTCCTCCTTCACGAGGAAGATGCCGACCGCAGCGACGATACCCTTCGCTGGCGAATCGAAGCTCTGCCGACTGCCGAGGTTCAAGTCTCAGCCCTCAACGAGCGCGACCAGAGCATTGAACTAATGGCTCGATTCTATCACACCGCACTCGACTCTACGGAGCCACCGGTGGAGATTCACGTTCCACCGGGAAACTTCGGTTCCGGCAGGATGATGACCGGTCGTTACCGGGTCGAACTGGATCCGGTCTTCCCCTATGTCAGTCGCGTAATAGAAGATTACGAGGTGCGTGCAGGTGAGGTGAATAGTATGTCCTTACGATTTGAACAGCCGCCTATTCTACTGGTCGATAACGACTCGGCAACGACGTTTAGCCCCTTCTATGAGAGCAGTCTCGATGCAGCAGGCTATCCCTTCATTCGCTGGACGAGGTTGACCGGCGGAAGCATTGCATCGCTTACGACCGGCTTCCAGGCTATCATCTACTTCACCGGCAATCGCCGCACCGGGACAGTTCCCTCAGATGACCGGGCTGAACTGGCGGCCTTTCATCGTGGTGGCGGGCATGTCTTCGTAACCGGTCAAAATGTCGTCGACGATTTGCACGACTCGCAGTTCATGAGCAACTTTCTGCATAGTCGCCGGGTTGCTGATAGCACCGGGCGTCGACAGGTTACCGGAGTTGCCGGCGACGATCTGTTCGAGGGGATGAACTTTCTACTGGTTGGCAATCGCGGCGCGAACAATCAAGCCTCAACGGCTGCCGTCAGCCCTGTCAACGGCGGAGTGGCCTGTGCATTCTACACCGGGACGCACGATTCGGTGGCAGCCGTCAGATGGACGCAGCCTTCCGGCGCCAAGGGGCTATTCCTGGCATTCGGCTTTGAGGGAATCAGCGGTCAAGGCGGGACGACGAGCCGGGAGTCCGCTCTGTCGTCGATAATGGATTGGTTCGGCATTGAAGCCGGTGTTGGCGACCACCCCGGGCCTTCGCCTTACCCCACGAATTGGCGTTTGGTCAGCATCTGGCCAAATCCGTTCAATGGCCGGTTGTCTATCCATATCGAGGGGCATATCCCGACAAGTTCGAAGATCCAGATCTTCGATCTGGCCGGACGGATTGTAGAGCAATTACCTTTAAATAACCCGGGACTCCTTAACTGGGAGGCGAAGGATAAGTCGGGACGCCTCTTGCCTAACGGTCCTTACTTTCTCTCTATCCCTGATATGGCATCAGGCCGATCATCTACAAAGAGAGTAGTTCTGGTGAAGTGA